The following coding sequences are from one Methanococcoides orientis window:
- a CDS encoding 50S ribosomal protein L31e yields MAEDAVKEQIYTIPLRQAKLAPRWKRSSRAISLIRKYLVRHMKAEPSQIKIDASVNHKVWERGSQKPPSSIRIRAAKFEDGEVQAELA; encoded by the coding sequence ATGGCAGAAGACGCGGTAAAGGAACAGATATACACAATTCCACTACGCCAGGCAAAGCTTGCACCAAGGTGGAAACGTTCCAGCAGGGCAATTTCACTTATCAGAAAATATCTGGTAAGACACATGAAGGCAGAACCTTCACAGATCAAGATCGATGCTTCCGTCAACCACAAGGTTTGGGAGAGAGGTTCTCAGAAACCACCATCTTCAATACGCATTCGTGCAGCTAAGTTCGAAGATGGGGAAGTTCAGGCAGAACTTGCCTGA
- the thrC gene encoding threonine synthase, which yields MSKVIGLKCRECGAEYPSGIQNTCYECFGPLEVHYDWDEIQNTVSKEKIARGPPSIWRYADLLPIDGTNYVDLGSGYNKLHHAKNLGKELGLKELYILDDSVNPTNSFKDRVTSVAVSKALELGATAIGCASTGNLASAVGAHAAKAGIPSYIFIPSSIELGKITQMLAYEPNVVAVDGTYDDANRLASEVADQNPDWAFVNINIRPYYTEGSRTLAFETAEQLGWNAPDHIVAPLGSGALLCALTRGYRELEKIGFVEPERKIRISGSQPTGCSPISTAVQNDTEVIPIRELDTIAHSLAIGNPADGYYAKQEIQNSDGYAASVTNEEILEAIFLLARTEGIFTEPAGGTTVAGLKRLVESGHIDPDERTVVYVTGNGLKAQDTIAGAVESPESIKPLYSEFTKKYSNITKNNN from the coding sequence ATGAGTAAAGTAATTGGATTAAAATGCAGAGAATGTGGTGCTGAATATCCGAGTGGAATCCAGAATACCTGCTATGAATGTTTCGGACCTCTTGAAGTGCACTACGACTGGGACGAGATACAGAACACAGTAAGTAAGGAGAAGATCGCCAGAGGCCCTCCGTCCATATGGAGATATGCAGACCTGCTTCCAATAGATGGTACGAATTATGTTGACCTTGGTTCAGGTTACAACAAGTTACATCATGCAAAGAACCTTGGAAAGGAACTGGGACTTAAAGAATTATACATTCTTGATGATTCTGTCAATCCCACAAATTCGTTCAAGGACAGGGTAACATCCGTGGCTGTAAGCAAGGCATTAGAACTCGGCGCCACCGCAATTGGATGTGCATCCACAGGAAACCTCGCATCCGCTGTAGGAGCACATGCTGCAAAAGCAGGGATTCCATCATATATCTTCATACCTTCCTCGATCGAGCTTGGAAAGATAACACAGATGCTCGCATACGAACCAAACGTCGTAGCAGTTGATGGCACCTATGATGATGCAAATCGCCTTGCAAGTGAGGTCGCAGACCAGAATCCCGACTGGGCATTTGTCAACATAAACATAAGACCATATTATACGGAAGGTTCCAGGACACTTGCGTTTGAAACTGCTGAACAGCTCGGATGGAATGCTCCGGATCACATCGTTGCACCACTTGGAAGCGGAGCACTGCTCTGTGCCCTTACCAGAGGTTACAGAGAACTTGAAAAGATAGGTTTTGTTGAACCCGAAAGGAAGATCAGGATATCAGGTTCACAGCCAACAGGTTGTTCTCCGATCTCGACTGCTGTCCAGAACGACACGGAAGTTATCCCAATAAGGGAACTTGACACGATAGCCCACAGCCTTGCGATCGGAAACCCTGCTGATGGATATTATGCAAAGCAGGAGATCCAGAATTCCGATGGATATGCTGCATCTGTGACGAATGAGGAGATACTTGAGGCCATATTCCTGCTTGCAAGAACTGAAGGTATTTTCACAGAACCTGCCGGCGGGACAACGGTTGCAGGTCTTAAGAGACTTGTAGAAAGCGGCCATATTGACCCCGATGAAAGAACAGTTGTATATGTAACAGGTAATGGTCTAAAAGCACAGGATACGATTGCAGGAGCAGTTGAGAGTCCTGAATCAATCAAGCCGTTATATTCCGAATTCACGAAGAAGTACAGCAATATTACAAAAAACAATAACTAA
- a CDS encoding threonyl-tRNA synthetase editing domain-containing protein, translating to MKMLMFDTEYFWFETFSKTLDHVDDAEREEKIEDTAVVFIHVEAEDELRKNKVVKSAVANLKWYLNKVNKKRIVLHSFAHLSSSKSSPEFAVEVILAIKEKLDSKGFDVHTTVFGYFSEFSIHVRGESMAKVFKEI from the coding sequence ATGAAAATGCTAATGTTCGATACGGAATATTTTTGGTTTGAAACCTTCAGCAAGACCCTTGATCACGTAGATGATGCTGAAAGAGAGGAAAAGATAGAAGATACGGCAGTTGTTTTCATTCATGTTGAGGCAGAGGATGAATTAAGAAAGAACAAAGTGGTAAAAAGTGCAGTGGCAAATTTGAAATGGTACCTCAATAAAGTAAATAAAAAAAGAATAGTCCTTCATTCATTTGCTCATCTCTCTTCTAGCAAATCTTCTCCTGAGTTCGCAGTAGAGGTAATTTTAGCTATCAAAGAAAAGCTGGATAGTAAAGGATTTGATGTTCACACTACTGTCTTTGGATACTTCTCTGAATTTTCGATCCATGTTCGTGGCGAGTCAATGGCAAAAGTGTTCAAAGAGATCTAA
- a CDS encoding adenylosuccinate synthase, giving the protein MFTILTGSQFGDEGKGKIVDLLSKDYDLVVRFQGGDNAGHTVTVGEDVYKLHLIPSGFLLDSRVLIGPGTVLNPEVLAEEIDMLGKGGVDVHSDKLGIDAKTSIIMPYHIEQDALRESSRKEKIGTTKRGIAFAYMDKIARDEIRMGDLVDSEKLLSRLSEMAPSKEAAIKQLGGDPSIVTDKELIDKYVKLGQRLAPYVTDVSYEVNKGIEDGKNVMAEGAQGTHLDVIHGTQKFVTSSSTIAGSACANLGVGPTKVDEVLGIVKAYITRVGEGPLPTELDDEAGKHLHDVGHEFGTTTGRSRRCGWFDLPLLKKAIFLNGYTSVALTKLDVLTGLEINKICVAYELDGKKLDYPPIDTSDLDRCKPVYEEMPGWSDDLTEVKSYADVPEAARNYVERLEELMGVPIEYVSVGPGRAQTFRK; this is encoded by the coding sequence ATGTTTACTATTCTGACAGGATCACAGTTTGGTGATGAAGGAAAAGGAAAGATCGTTGATCTGCTCTCAAAAGACTACGATCTTGTCGTCAGGTTCCAGGGTGGCGACAATGCCGGTCATACGGTAACAGTTGGCGAAGATGTCTATAAGTTACACTTGATACCTTCAGGTTTTTTACTTGATTCAAGGGTGCTGATCGGTCCGGGTACTGTCCTGAACCCTGAGGTTCTGGCAGAGGAGATCGATATGCTTGGAAAGGGTGGTGTAGATGTCCATTCTGATAAGCTTGGTATCGATGCTAAGACCAGTATCATTATGCCATATCATATTGAGCAGGATGCTCTTCGTGAATCTTCTCGTAAGGAGAAGATCGGCACTACTAAGAGAGGCATTGCTTTTGCTTACATGGACAAGATCGCAAGGGATGAGATCCGTATGGGTGACCTTGTCGACTCCGAAAAGCTCCTGAGCAGGCTTTCAGAGATGGCACCTTCCAAAGAGGCAGCTATTAAGCAACTCGGTGGTGATCCTTCAATTGTCACCGATAAGGAACTTATTGATAAGTATGTGAAACTTGGTCAGAGATTAGCTCCTTATGTTACCGATGTTTCCTATGAGGTGAACAAAGGTATTGAAGATGGCAAGAACGTAATGGCTGAGGGCGCACAGGGCACTCACCTTGATGTTATCCACGGTACGCAGAAGTTTGTGACCTCTTCAAGCACTATTGCAGGTTCAGCATGTGCAAATCTTGGTGTTGGTCCTACTAAGGTGGATGAGGTTCTGGGTATTGTTAAGGCTTATATTACAAGGGTCGGAGAAGGTCCGCTTCCAACAGAGCTTGATGATGAGGCAGGCAAACATTTACATGATGTGGGTCATGAGTTCGGAACTACTACCGGAAGGTCCCGCAGATGTGGTTGGTTCGACCTCCCACTTTTGAAGAAGGCGATCTTCCTGAACGGCTACACAAGTGTTGCATTGACAAAATTGGATGTGCTAACAGGTCTTGAAATTAATAAGATATGTGTTGCCTATGAGCTTGATGGGAAAAAGCTGGATTATCCGCCTATTGATACTTCCGATCTTGACAGGTGCAAACCTGTTTATGAAGAGATGCCTGGGTGGTCTGATGATCTAACAGAAGTCAAAAGCTATGCAGATGTTCCTGAAGCTGCCCGCAACTATGTTGAGCGCCTTGAAGAATTGATGGGCGTACCTATTGAATACGTGTCCGTAGGACCTGGCAGGGCGCAGACTTTCAGGAAATAA
- the moeB gene encoding molybdopterin-synthase adenylyltransferase MoeB, giving the protein MLGEFTEEQIRRYSRHIILQEVGGKGQQKLLSSRVLCIGAGGLGSPIIQYLAAAGVGTIGIVDDDVVDLSNLQRQVIHGGNVDIPKVESARQYVENLNPDVKVITYQKRISPDNILDIINDYDIVVDGSDNFATRYLVNDACVLAKKPLSHGSIFRFEGQVTTILPDEGPCYRCLFEHAPPAGMVPSCQEAGVIGVLPGIIGVIQATEVIKYLLGFGDLLKGRLIFYDAFGMSFDEIKVRKNPSCPVCGEDPSITSIEDENYQDGGGVCSIG; this is encoded by the coding sequence ATGTTAGGCGAATTTACTGAAGAACAGATCCGGCGGTATTCAAGACACATCATACTGCAGGAAGTTGGCGGAAAGGGACAACAAAAACTGTTGTCTTCCAGGGTACTCTGTATAGGTGCAGGAGGACTTGGATCTCCTATCATACAATACCTGGCTGCTGCCGGGGTTGGGACTATCGGGATAGTTGACGATGATGTTGTGGATCTCAGCAATCTTCAAAGACAGGTCATACATGGTGGGAATGTCGACATTCCAAAAGTTGAATCTGCAAGACAATATGTTGAGAATTTAAATCCCGATGTGAAGGTTATCACTTATCAGAAAAGGATAAGTCCTGACAATATTCTTGATATAATAAACGATTACGACATCGTAGTGGATGGTTCCGACAATTTTGCAACCCGCTATCTAGTAAACGATGCCTGTGTGCTTGCAAAAAAACCTCTGTCACATGGCAGTATTTTCCGATTCGAAGGTCAGGTCACGACCATCCTTCCGGATGAAGGTCCCTGTTACAGGTGTCTTTTTGAACATGCACCACCTGCCGGAATGGTTCCAAGCTGTCAGGAAGCCGGAGTTATCGGAGTACTTCCGGGAATCATTGGTGTTATTCAGGCAACGGAGGTCATCAAATACCTGCTGGGATTCGGAGACCTGTTGAAAGGTCGGCTTATATTCTATGATGCCTTTGGAATGTCTTTCGATGAGATTAAGGTCCGTAAGAACCCTTCATGTCCGGTATGTGGTGAAGATCCGTCGATAACATCAATTGAGGATGAGAACTACCAGGACGGTGGCGGCGTCTGTAGTATTGGATAA
- a CDS encoding sulfurtransferase TusA family protein, which translates to MDKIIADFELDVRGQCCPYPLIRTKEMVDEMETNEILLVIANEAMTPQNIATWAKKTGNVLLAVEEEGGIFNIYVRKA; encoded by the coding sequence ATGGATAAAATAATAGCAGACTTTGAACTTGATGTAAGAGGACAGTGCTGCCCTTACCCACTTATCAGGACAAAGGAGATGGTGGATGAGATGGAAACAAATGAAATACTGCTGGTCATAGCAAATGAGGCCATGACACCTCAAAACATCGCCACCTGGGCAAAAAAGACAGGGAATGTACTGCTTGCTGTTGAAGAAGAGGGAGGCATTTTCAACATATACGTCCGCAAAGCCTGA
- a CDS encoding acyltransferase, whose protein sequence is MNNINLKIHSSAKIYGSSTIGENSVVLENVILGYPEHKILSRIVEDDTRIEDSDFQGCEIGPNSFIRPNTTIFSNVRTGSNFKTGHNCMIRENTTIGNNVLIGTNVIIDGNVTIGNNVSIQGNAYIPTNVMIEDNVFIGPCAVLANDKYPIRKEYRPEGPIIRKGASIGANATILPGVEIGEGAFIAGGALVTREVPPWKLAIGCPAKIEELPEELRSLNSI, encoded by the coding sequence TTGAATAATATAAATTTGAAAATACATTCTTCTGCCAAAATATATGGATCAAGCACCATAGGAGAAAATTCAGTAGTACTTGAGAACGTTATACTTGGATATCCGGAACATAAGATCCTCTCCCGAATAGTAGAGGACGATACCCGCATCGAAGATTCTGATTTTCAAGGATGCGAAATTGGACCAAACTCATTCATAAGACCAAATACAACGATCTTCAGTAATGTCAGGACAGGTAGCAATTTCAAGACCGGACACAACTGCATGATACGTGAGAACACCACCATTGGCAATAATGTCCTGATAGGGACCAACGTTATCATCGACGGAAATGTGACTATCGGGAATAATGTCAGTATACAAGGGAATGCCTATATCCCCACTAATGTAATGATAGAGGACAACGTCTTCATTGGTCCATGTGCAGTACTTGCAAATGATAAATATCCAATTCGTAAAGAATACAGGCCTGAAGGCCCCATCATTCGAAAAGGAGCATCAATTGGTGCAAATGCAACCATACTCCCGGGAGTTGAGATAGGAGAAGGTGCATTTATAGCAGGTGGGGCACTGGTGACACGTGAAGTCCCCCCATGGAAACTTGCAATCGGATGTCCCGCAAAGATAGAAGAGCTCCCAGAAGAGCTGAGATCCTTAAATAGCATCTAA
- a CDS encoding PGF-pre-PGF domain-containing protein: MLVLSICAIMSPVSAETGVSLSPANQSVGLGSEIVVNVYVEPDMPISGAQFDLYFDGSVLDVKSVSEGDLFSKTGNTFFDGGTVDNSAGTIIYAHSVILGKDEVTSPGILATIVFKTTGSGQSNLQLANVVVSNSTGAAVPITVGNAVVSISDTSSSGGSTDSAGSGSSGGGGAGDSGEQFGNIEFKDVTERTVNKGMNVSYTFKSPENPIVNVNFTPLKNSGSITTTIEVLNERSALVSDDPEGLVYRNMNIWVGKYGFATPANIEAMTIGFKVESSWMEANGVNSSAIRLNRHSDGKWDILPTMIAGEQDEYVYFESSTPGFSPFAITAVPDSSVISDDVSLEDSASEDYEDQTLDQNLALVLFIVLMVLIAKRGRDT, translated from the coding sequence ATGTTGGTACTATCAATATGTGCTATCATGAGCCCGGTCTCTGCAGAAACAGGCGTGAGTCTTTCTCCGGCTAACCAATCCGTGGGATTGGGATCGGAAATTGTTGTCAATGTCTACGTCGAGCCAGACATGCCTATATCCGGGGCACAGTTTGATCTTTATTTTGATGGTTCTGTACTTGATGTGAAAAGTGTATCTGAGGGTGATCTGTTTAGCAAAACCGGAAACACTTTTTTTGATGGAGGTACTGTTGATAATTCAGCTGGGACCATCATATATGCACATAGTGTTATTTTGGGAAAAGATGAGGTCACGAGTCCAGGAATACTTGCAACGATCGTTTTTAAAACAACCGGTTCTGGTCAATCCAACTTGCAATTGGCCAATGTTGTGGTAAGTAATTCCACTGGGGCAGCAGTCCCGATAACTGTGGGAAATGCTGTGGTGAGCATATCTGATACGTCTTCATCCGGAGGGAGTACTGACAGTGCTGGTTCAGGAAGTAGTGGGGGTGGAGGTGCCGGTGATTCAGGCGAGCAATTTGGGAATATTGAATTTAAAGATGTTACTGAAAGGACGGTTAATAAGGGTATGAATGTGTCTTATACTTTTAAATCTCCTGAGAACCCTATTGTGAACGTAAATTTCACTCCACTAAAAAATTCAGGTTCTATAACTACAACGATTGAAGTTTTGAATGAGAGGTCTGCTCTTGTCTCGGATGATCCTGAGGGTCTTGTTTATCGGAACATGAACATTTGGGTTGGCAAATACGGCTTTGCAACTCCTGCAAACATTGAAGCTATGACAATTGGTTTCAAGGTAGAAAGTTCATGGATGGAGGCAAACGGCGTAAATAGTTCTGCTATCAGGTTGAACAGGCATTCTGATGGTAAATGGGATATTCTTCCAACAATGATCGCAGGTGAGCAAGATGAGTATGTTTACTTTGAATCTTCAACACCAGGGTTTTCACCATTTGCAATAACTGCAGTTCCAGATTCAAGTGTAATCTCAGATGATGTTTCTCTAGAGGATTCAGCATCTGAAGATTATGAAGATCAAACCCTGGACCAAAATTTGGCTTTGGTACTTTTTATTGTGCTTATGGTCCTGATTGCAAAACGTGGCAGAGATACATAA
- a CDS encoding DNA-binding protein — protein sequence MVDDIEAIRRKRLAEMQQQQQAAPQMQNDAQAAYQQEQAQAERDAQVQAVLRQIMTPEARERLTRLKLSRKELAEQLESQLVMLAQSGRLQSMIDDDKLKVLLSQMQPKKREPTITRM from the coding sequence ATGGTGGACGATATTGAAGCTATCCGAAGAAAGAGACTTGCTGAAATGCAGCAGCAACAGCAGGCTGCTCCCCAGATGCAAAATGATGCCCAGGCTGCATACCAGCAGGAACAGGCACAGGCTGAAAGGGATGCCCAGGTCCAGGCGGTCCTTCGTCAGATCATGACTCCGGAGGCGCGTGAGAGGCTGACTCGCCTGAAACTATCACGCAAGGAACTGGCTGAGCAACTTGAATCCCAGCTTGTGATGCTTGCTCAAAGTGGTCGCTTACAGTCAATGATCGATGATGATAAGCTTAAAGTGCTCCTTTCACAGATGCAGCCTAAAAAACGTGAACCAACCATCACACGCATGTGA
- a CDS encoding DUF7411 family protein produces the protein MKAQVLFSGGKDSSLSAILLDPFFDVELVTCSFSILPVGEVAKVAADELGYSHRVLELDRSILESALEIIIDDGYPRNAINHIHKAVIETLAKEDEVSLIADGVRRDDRVPKLTDAEVRSIEDRFGVSYICPLHGYGRSAVNLLVSQYLVIEEGQSDSIAKADYETELRELIRQQYGDEKVLEIFPEHVQSRVIRRV, from the coding sequence ATGAAAGCTCAGGTACTGTTCAGTGGAGGAAAAGATAGTTCACTATCGGCAATATTGCTTGATCCCTTCTTTGATGTCGAACTTGTGACCTGCAGTTTCTCGATCCTACCGGTTGGGGAAGTTGCAAAGGTTGCCGCAGATGAGTTGGGTTATTCCCACAGAGTACTGGAACTTGACAGAAGCATATTAGAATCCGCTTTGGAGATCATAATAGATGATGGTTATCCAAGGAACGCTATCAATCACATACACAAGGCCGTGATCGAGACACTTGCAAAGGAAGATGAGGTCTCTCTGATCGCGGATGGTGTCAGGCGCGATGATCGTGTTCCAAAACTGACCGATGCAGAAGTTCGAAGCATAGAGGACCGGTTCGGTGTAAGTTACATATGCCCTCTTCATGGCTATGGTAGAAGTGCAGTTAATTTACTGGTGAGCCAATATCTGGTTATCGAAGAAGGTCAAAGTGATAGTATTGCAAAAGCAGACTATGAAACTGAGCTTCGTGAACTGATAAGGCAGCAATATGGTGATGAAAAAGTACTTGAAATATTTCCGGAACATGTTCAATCGAGGGTTATCAGGCGTGTCTGA
- a CDS encoding tetratricopeptide repeat protein, with translation MAKDDVSKIVERYIASGRSEKDAERKEHYFKMALQLQPKNVHALNNMALLLQQERKFRKAVDIYEKILSIGVVARPYPVFYNISLCLKSLGNLEGAKTYINRALAIKPDDEIFLELKEEIIDLLSSGSKESAPKITSNALEIGATYGEWDPPAVSTLTSQIYYADWNDYKYHRGLGEADLHEKFVRDKLEQRVYCCNSCRYFSAGKCRKKGKVGRKVLPDSICKSFYPEKH, from the coding sequence ATGGCAAAAGATGATGTAAGTAAGATCGTTGAGAGGTACATTGCTTCCGGCAGATCTGAAAAGGATGCTGAAAGGAAGGAACATTACTTCAAGATGGCTTTGCAGCTGCAGCCTAAAAATGTCCACGCATTGAACAATATGGCTCTTCTTTTGCAGCAGGAACGAAAATTCAGGAAAGCTGTAGATATCTATGAAAAGATCCTGAGCATAGGTGTTGTGGCACGACCATATCCTGTATTTTATAATATCTCACTTTGCCTGAAAAGTCTTGGTAACCTTGAAGGTGCAAAAACATACATAAACAGGGCACTGGCAATAAAGCCTGACGATGAAATATTTCTTGAGTTAAAAGAAGAGATTATTGATCTTTTAAGTAGTGGTTCAAAAGAATCAGCTCCAAAGATAACTTCGAATGCTCTGGAGATCGGTGCAACCTATGGTGAATGGGATCCTCCGGCAGTTTCGACACTTACCAGCCAGATATATTATGCTGACTGGAATGATTACAAATATCATCGTGGATTGGGTGAGGCCGATCTTCACGAAAAGTTTGTCCGGGACAAATTGGAACAGCGGGTCTACTGCTGCAATTCATGTCGTTATTTCTCTGCAGGTAAATGCAGGAAAAAAGGGAAAGTTGGCAGGAAAGTATTGCCGGATTCGATATGCAAAAGTTTTTATCCGGAAAAGCATTGA
- a CDS encoding UDP-N-acetylglucosamine 3-dehydrogenase: protein MIRVGVIGVGAMGQHHVRIYKEMEGVELVGISDVDKERAEELAAEYDVKAYTDYEKLLKENLDAVSIVVPTTLHKNVTLDAINSNTNVLVEKPIADTLENADIMIEAAEKAGVILMVGQIERFNPATTKMKEIIDSGLLGKIVSISTKRVGPYNPRIRDVGIILDLGVHDIDAISYMYGSNATEVYAIAGKDIHSKEDHASIMLRFDDEQAGVVNVNWLTPHRVRKMEVIGVNGVGYLDYIDQTVTIHDAKWIRDAKVEKAEPLQKELEHFINCVETGETPLESGIDGKHALKVALAAIGSYNRGGIIKID from the coding sequence ATGATACGTGTAGGAGTTATAGGGGTTGGTGCTATGGGCCAGCACCATGTCAGGATCTACAAAGAAATGGAAGGAGTAGAACTTGTAGGAATATCTGATGTTGATAAGGAAAGAGCCGAAGAACTGGCAGCAGAATATGATGTTAAAGCTTATACCGATTATGAAAAACTCTTAAAAGAGAATCTTGATGCAGTAAGTATTGTTGTCCCAACTACACTCCACAAAAATGTCACATTAGATGCTATAAATTCAAATACGAATGTACTTGTAGAAAAACCCATTGCAGATACACTTGAAAATGCCGACATAATGATAGAAGCCGCTGAAAAAGCAGGAGTTATCCTTATGGTAGGACAGATCGAGAGATTCAACCCTGCAACTACAAAAATGAAAGAAATAATCGATAGCGGACTCCTTGGAAAGATAGTATCTATTTCCACAAAGAGAGTTGGCCCGTACAACCCGAGGATAAGGGATGTGGGAATCATCTTAGATCTTGGAGTACATGACATCGATGCTATATCCTATATGTACGGCAGCAATGCTACAGAAGTCTACGCTATTGCCGGCAAGGATATTCATTCAAAGGAAGACCACGCATCCATAATGCTTAGATTTGATGATGAACAGGCAGGCGTAGTTAATGTTAACTGGTTGACCCCACACAGAGTGAGAAAAATGGAAGTTATTGGAGTAAATGGGGTCGGATACCTGGACTATATCGATCAAACAGTTACAATACATGATGCTAAATGGATAAGAGATGCAAAGGTTGAGAAAGCTGAACCATTGCAAAAGGAACTCGAACATTTCATCAACTGTGTAGAGACAGGCGAGACGCCACTCGAATCAGGCATTGACGGAAAACATGCATTAAAAGTTGCACTCGCAGCCATAGGATCCTACAATAGGGGCGGCATAATAAAGATCGACTGA
- a CDS encoding 50S ribosomal protein L39e, with translation MSHNTKGQKIRLAKAHNQNQRVPTWVIIKTNRQVVSHPKRRHWRRNSLDVK, from the coding sequence GTGAGCCACAATACAAAAGGACAGAAAATAAGGTTGGCAAAAGCGCACAATCAGAATCAGCGCGTTCCAACCTGGGTTATCATAAAGACTAACAGACAAGTTGTTAGCCACCCTAAGAGAAGACACTGGAGAAGAAATAGTTTAGATGTAAAGTAA
- a CDS encoding DegT/DnrJ/EryC1/StrS family aminotransferase, translating to MIPIAKPNLGNEEIEAVSEVLASGIIAEGKRVAEFESAFAEFIGTEHAIAVNSGTAALHAALMAHGIGKGDEVITTSFSFIATGNSIMYTGARPVFVDIEPETFNIDTSLIEKSITKDTKALMPVHLYGHPAEMKQINEIAEDHDLTIIEDACQAHGATYQGKKVGSFGTGAFSFYPTKNMTTGEGGIITTNDSEVARKARMIRAHGSQERYLHEMVGYNFRMTDISAAIGLVQLKKIDGFNLKRQKNAHILSEGLKSTRGITIPTIRKGCEHMFHQYTIRVESRDGLIKKLTENGIGTGIYYPIPIHMQPTYIEAGYNYDLPVCEKAAKEVISLPVHPGILENDLKHIIKTVIEGVK from the coding sequence ATGATCCCAATAGCAAAACCCAATCTTGGCAATGAAGAGATAGAGGCAGTGTCCGAGGTGCTGGCTTCAGGAATTATTGCGGAAGGAAAGCGTGTTGCAGAGTTTGAAAGTGCTTTTGCAGAATTTATCGGAACAGAGCATGCGATCGCGGTGAACTCGGGGACAGCTGCTCTTCATGCCGCACTAATGGCACATGGAATAGGTAAAGGCGATGAGGTCATCACAACGTCCTTTAGCTTCATAGCAACTGGTAACAGTATCATGTATACCGGTGCAAGGCCAGTATTCGTAGATATTGAACCTGAAACGTTCAATATTGATACAAGTTTGATAGAGAAGAGTATAACCAAAGACACAAAGGCACTGATGCCAGTACACCTCTACGGCCATCCAGCAGAGATGAAGCAGATAAATGAAATTGCAGAAGATCACGATCTGACCATTATTGAAGATGCATGCCAGGCCCATGGTGCAACTTATCAAGGTAAGAAAGTAGGTTCCTTCGGAACAGGAGCGTTCAGTTTCTACCCTACAAAGAACATGACCACCGGCGAAGGCGGAATAATAACTACCAATGACAGCGAAGTTGCCAGAAAAGCCAGGATGATACGTGCACATGGTTCACAGGAACGTTACCTTCACGAAATGGTAGGCTATAATTTCAGAATGACCGATATTTCAGCTGCAATTGGTCTTGTTCAGCTCAAAAAGATCGATGGGTTCAACCTTAAGCGCCAGAAGAATGCACATATCCTTTCAGAAGGACTGAAAAGTACACGTGGCATTACCATTCCAACTATCAGGAAAGGATGTGAGCACATGTTCCACCAATACACCATAAGAGTGGAATCACGCGATGGTCTTATCAAAAAACTGACTGAGAATGGCATTGGTACAGGCATCTATTATCCAATACCAATACATATGCAGCCGACATATATTGAAGCGGGATACAATTACGATCTGCCAGTATGTGAAAAGGCAGCAAAGGAAGTGATCTCACTCCCGGTACACCCGGGTATTTTAGAGAACGACCTTAAACATATAATCAAAACTGTAATCGAGGGGGTCAAGTAA
- a CDS encoding 30S ribosomal protein S19e, with protein sequence MTTAYDVPAANIIAKVAEKLKENEQINAPVWAAHVKTGVHKELPPIDNEWWYTRCAAIMRTIYMEGPIGVERLRSVYGGKKRRGANPSKKAKGSGSVAREAAQQLENAGFVRKLKSGRVIAPAGQSLLDNMAVEVKNELVETIPELAKY encoded by the coding sequence ATGACTACAGCATATGATGTTCCTGCTGCAAATATTATTGCAAAGGTGGCAGAGAAGTTAAAAGAGAACGAGCAGATCAATGCTCCCGTATGGGCAGCTCACGTTAAGACAGGTGTTCACAAAGAATTACCACCTATTGATAATGAATGGTGGTACACCCGCTGTGCAGCTATCATGAGGACCATTTACATGGAAGGCCCTATCGGCGTGGAGAGATTAAGGTCTGTCTATGGTGGTAAGAAGAGGAGAGGCGCAAACCCTTCCAAGAAAGCAAAAGGAAGCGGCTCTGTCGCAAGGGAAGCAGCTCAGCAGCTCGAAAATGCAGGCTTTGTCCGCAAGTTGAAGAGCGGAAGAGTAATTGCTCCTGCTGGCCAGTCACTGCTTGACAATATGGCAGTTGAGGTCAAGAACGAGCTTGTCGAAACAATTCCAGAGCTTGCAAAGTACTGA